In a single window of the Terriglobus roseus genome:
- the lepB gene encoding signal peptidase I — translation MEENTLVPATAAEERHETLPESLAGLAYVLVIGLFVMTFLFQNFAIPSGSMENTLLIGDHVVVDRITLAPRTAWMPLEHQRPVQRGDVIVFVKPNTEIPDMILVKRAIGLPGDRIHLEHGVLYRNGERVNEPQISMPDGSEGHEYETARDDFPRDLEGIAAAAANNNAAGWSLEIRNHVQNGELIVPPNSVFAMGDNRLQSLDSRFWGFVPMQNLIGRPMFVYWSFLTPSDQELKTGAGSTLAWIGHEATHFFSDTRWKRTFHRIQ, via the coding sequence ATGGAAGAGAACACACTGGTCCCAGCGACCGCAGCGGAAGAGCGGCACGAGACCCTGCCGGAGTCCCTCGCGGGACTGGCCTACGTACTTGTCATCGGCCTGTTTGTGATGACGTTTCTCTTTCAGAACTTCGCCATCCCCTCCGGTTCCATGGAGAACACGCTGCTGATCGGCGACCATGTGGTCGTGGATCGCATCACGCTGGCACCGCGAACCGCCTGGATGCCGCTGGAACATCAGCGCCCGGTACAGCGCGGCGATGTGATCGTCTTCGTGAAGCCGAACACTGAAATCCCGGACATGATCCTGGTTAAGCGCGCCATCGGCCTGCCCGGCGACCGCATTCACCTGGAGCACGGCGTCCTGTATCGCAACGGCGAGCGCGTCAATGAGCCTCAGATCTCGATGCCCGATGGATCCGAAGGACACGAATACGAGACAGCACGCGACGACTTCCCGCGCGATCTGGAAGGCATCGCCGCAGCGGCCGCCAACAACAACGCTGCCGGCTGGTCGCTTGAGATTCGGAATCATGTGCAGAATGGCGAGCTGATCGTTCCTCCGAATTCAGTCTTCGCGATGGGCGACAACCGCCTGCAGAGTCTTGACAGCCGCTTCTGGGGCTTCGTGCCCATGCAGAACCTGATCGGCCGACCGATGTTCGTCTACTGGTCCTTCCTCACTCCGTCTGACCAGGAATTGAAGACCGGTGCAGGCAGTACGCTTGCGTGGATCGGCCATGAGGCGACGCACTTCTTCAGCGATACACGTTGGAAGCGGACCTTCCACCGGATACAGTAG
- a CDS encoding AsmA family protein, translated as MQSSTPQVHDEDDPLWTPIRKRRATYAGAAVVVLLLLVILPPYISISRYQRRVAAAISGELGRPVHFSSIQMHLLPLPGLTIKYLVVSELPEFGSEPVMVSDTVEARLRISSLWRRRIEVSRISMEAPSINLVRRTDTGRWNLQGIVTQASQITSAPTAQTAAGDAPRFPYIEATDARFNIKNGDTKMPFSVKEAQFSLWLPEPDEWHLRFSGKPVRTDTDVSDVGLLKVEATLGKGTSLQAAPIELQASWKPTPLGEAGKLTFGHDMGWRGEASAEASLKGTLALAKLTGDLHLLSLRRADFVPEHTAEINAHCEANTNGLLGSLHEIKCAVPTDEETSIFSAMEFLRRTVPSGHDLPDASAKPGVLLLRGDVPDVMHWQTVNLQASLKNAKANYALAWLRLFSKRIPRDAGLGGTLDLTAWKEDNGSSSDRWGGTLVCACTLPPPPAAKSDTTAGSETAPTSVTNQKANRWNLVLTYGALGAHGDTPAGAIAVNAYRPSPTDVGTEPVVAKSYGDAAVSGQLSRNGYTLIYSTRATAEQAAALLPPLGDGMPTPDTGTALEVQRPWGGPQTWTAATPAKPEPRSRRRR; from the coding sequence ATGCAGAGCAGTACGCCCCAAGTGCACGACGAGGACGACCCGCTGTGGACGCCGATACGGAAACGCCGCGCTACCTACGCAGGCGCCGCCGTGGTGGTGCTGCTCCTGCTGGTGATTCTGCCGCCCTATATCTCGATCAGCCGCTATCAGCGGCGTGTGGCCGCCGCTATCTCCGGCGAGCTTGGCCGACCGGTGCACTTTTCCAGCATCCAGATGCACCTGCTGCCGCTGCCCGGACTCACGATCAAGTACCTGGTCGTCAGCGAACTGCCGGAGTTCGGCTCAGAGCCCGTGATGGTCTCCGACACGGTGGAAGCGCGGCTGCGCATCAGTTCGCTGTGGCGACGCCGGATCGAGGTCTCGCGGATCTCGATGGAGGCGCCCAGCATTAATCTGGTGCGCCGCACCGATACGGGCCGCTGGAATCTGCAGGGCATTGTGACGCAGGCGTCGCAGATCACCTCGGCACCCACGGCGCAGACCGCGGCCGGTGACGCTCCACGCTTCCCCTACATCGAGGCGACTGACGCCCGCTTCAACATCAAGAACGGCGATACCAAGATGCCGTTCAGCGTGAAGGAAGCCCAGTTCTCCCTATGGCTGCCGGAACCGGACGAATGGCACCTCCGCTTCAGCGGCAAGCCCGTCCGGACAGACACCGATGTGAGCGACGTCGGCCTGCTGAAGGTTGAGGCCACGCTGGGCAAAGGCACCAGCCTGCAGGCAGCGCCCATTGAACTACAGGCAAGCTGGAAGCCCACACCGCTGGGCGAGGCGGGCAAGCTGACTTTTGGTCACGACATGGGCTGGCGCGGCGAAGCATCTGCTGAGGCTTCGCTGAAGGGAACGCTGGCGCTGGCAAAGCTGACAGGCGATCTTCACCTGCTATCGCTGCGCCGTGCCGACTTTGTTCCCGAACATACCGCGGAGATCAACGCCCACTGCGAAGCGAACACGAATGGTCTGCTGGGCAGCCTGCATGAGATCAAGTGCGCGGTGCCGACCGATGAAGAAACCTCGATCTTCAGCGCCATGGAGTTTCTGCGCCGGACGGTGCCCAGCGGACATGACCTGCCGGATGCTTCGGCAAAGCCCGGCGTACTGCTGCTGCGTGGTGACGTGCCGGACGTGATGCATTGGCAGACGGTGAATTTGCAGGCTTCTCTAAAAAACGCCAAGGCGAATTACGCGCTGGCGTGGCTTCGCCTCTTCTCCAAGCGGATTCCGCGTGACGCTGGGCTTGGCGGAACGTTGGACCTTACAGCGTGGAAGGAAGACAACGGTTCGTCGAGCGATCGCTGGGGCGGCACGCTGGTCTGCGCCTGCACGCTGCCGCCGCCACCTGCCGCAAAGAGCGACACGACAGCAGGCAGCGAGACGGCCCCAACAAGCGTTACGAATCAGAAGGCCAACCGCTGGAACCTGGTGCTGACCTATGGCGCGCTGGGCGCACACGGGGACACACCTGCCGGCGCGATCGCCGTGAATGCCTACAGGCCATCTCCCACGGATGTGGGCACAGAGCCTGTCGTGGCAAAGTCCTATGGCGATGCAGCTGTGTCAGGCCAGCTGAGCCGGAACGGCTACACCCTCATCTACAGCACACGGGCCACCGCAGAACAGGCTGCCGCACTGCTGCCGCCACTGGGCGACGGCATGCCCACGCCCGACACCGGGACTGCACTTGAGGTCCAGCGCCCGTGGGGCGGTCCGCAGACATGGACCGCAGCAACACCCGCCAAGCCCGAACCACGTTCGCGCCGACGCCGTTAA
- a CDS encoding M1 family metallopeptidase: MWSARVFGALALATVTCSAQQQTPPADPQPPLPKGKVLFERHEPPAPPDEDPAQTAPAADPATQPKPKSGVSTSSRHPRSLKRRTDTPEEPAVESPPVIVTEAPAEAVSSSTDAPEAIVLTAADLAASANVTVAERAAPQIARTYLDLHLNSHTGEIETRAQLLVRNTGSSPMTRLPLRVSGALQWESARAANAPLKLEQHHIADDLDHTGVGTELLLTLPEPLGPGAMVALDLYYGGTITASTGRLTAMGAPAGRAASTDWDTVTDTFTGLRGLGDVLWYPVTTAPALLRNGDAVPQSVAAARIADAASPFRLDLTVEYTGTRPDAAFFTGERAVLRPLGGSQAAAGNTADGAGVVTASWSRAAMGPHTPSLFIAQAAPHLAANGLLRVVTDRADTVAALGEAATRLRPMMSEWLGAAPLSAIDVIDLPIRSAAGYSDGTLLVAPLGTAPAAALAPTLVQPVAAAWLPPDVAAAWLREGIPTFLQAVWSERSQGRAVALNGLASNATALQAQAAPLPSPTSSSSQDAFTTQTLPPLATCADPACARARAAYVFEMLRGMLGDSGLQQAISGWRQRLAPSDATGQIRSTDGASGGAALAETTAMEQMLQQVAGKRDLGWFFRSWIDAGHSLPDLSIVTVAPRRVERNAPVDYLPAKKPVGGPIGPEPVPQVGDPTYEAERKPIAPGDRIAPAVGSWLVAVEVQNAGETEAEVPVTVRAGDLTNTLPLRVPAHGRATIRVPFEADPQEVVVNDGSVPEARATTHRRSITNLPPAR; encoded by the coding sequence CTGGTGTGTCCACCAGCAGCCGCCATCCGCGCTCGCTGAAGCGCCGAACAGACACGCCGGAGGAACCGGCAGTCGAGTCGCCTCCGGTCATCGTGACAGAAGCTCCGGCAGAGGCAGTTTCCAGCAGCACGGACGCCCCCGAAGCCATCGTCCTCACGGCTGCGGATCTTGCCGCGTCGGCCAACGTGACGGTGGCCGAGCGGGCTGCACCGCAGATCGCCCGCACCTATCTTGACCTCCATCTGAACTCGCACACAGGCGAGATCGAGACGCGCGCACAGCTCCTGGTCCGCAATACCGGTTCCTCGCCCATGACACGCCTGCCGCTGCGCGTCTCCGGCGCCCTGCAGTGGGAGAGCGCCCGAGCGGCGAATGCGCCGCTGAAGCTTGAGCAGCACCACATCGCGGATGACCTGGACCACACCGGCGTCGGCACGGAACTGCTGCTGACGCTGCCGGAGCCGCTGGGCCCGGGCGCGATGGTTGCGCTGGACCTCTATTACGGTGGGACGATCACCGCCAGCACAGGCCGCCTGACCGCCATGGGCGCACCAGCCGGTCGTGCAGCATCAACTGACTGGGATACCGTCACGGATACCTTTACCGGTCTCCGCGGCCTGGGAGATGTGCTTTGGTATCCGGTCACGACAGCACCAGCGCTCCTTCGAAATGGTGATGCGGTGCCTCAGTCCGTCGCTGCCGCTCGCATCGCAGACGCGGCCAGTCCCTTCCGCCTGGATCTCACGGTGGAATACACCGGAACCCGCCCGGACGCAGCGTTCTTCACCGGAGAGCGAGCTGTCCTGCGGCCCCTCGGCGGCAGCCAGGCTGCGGCAGGGAACACCGCGGACGGTGCCGGCGTCGTCACGGCCAGCTGGTCCCGCGCGGCAATGGGGCCGCACACGCCATCCCTCTTCATCGCGCAGGCTGCGCCGCACCTGGCTGCGAACGGTCTGCTGCGCGTAGTCACCGACCGGGCGGATACCGTTGCTGCATTAGGTGAGGCCGCCACCCGCCTGCGACCCATGATGTCAGAATGGCTCGGCGCCGCGCCTCTGTCCGCGATCGATGTCATCGATCTGCCAATCCGAAGTGCCGCTGGCTATTCCGATGGCACGCTGCTAGTGGCTCCACTCGGAACCGCGCCCGCTGCCGCTCTGGCGCCTACGCTGGTCCAGCCGGTGGCTGCCGCGTGGCTGCCGCCCGATGTTGCGGCCGCATGGCTTCGCGAGGGCATTCCCACGTTCCTGCAGGCGGTCTGGTCGGAGCGGTCGCAGGGCAGGGCCGTCGCCCTCAACGGTCTTGCCTCCAACGCCACCGCGCTCCAGGCGCAGGCTGCTCCATTACCGTCGCCGACCTCTTCTTCGTCGCAGGACGCCTTCACGACACAGACACTTCCGCCCCTGGCGACATGCGCCGATCCTGCCTGCGCCCGCGCCCGTGCGGCGTATGTCTTTGAGATGCTGCGCGGCATGCTGGGTGACAGTGGCCTGCAGCAGGCTATCTCCGGCTGGCGCCAGCGCCTGGCACCCTCGGACGCGACAGGTCAGATTCGGTCAACGGATGGCGCATCTGGCGGCGCTGCGCTAGCAGAGACAACTGCGATGGAGCAGATGCTGCAGCAGGTTGCCGGCAAGCGCGATCTCGGCTGGTTCTTCCGGAGCTGGATCGACGCGGGGCATAGCCTGCCTGACCTGTCGATCGTGACCGTCGCGCCGCGTCGCGTGGAGCGGAATGCCCCCGTGGACTACCTGCCTGCAAAGAAGCCCGTCGGTGGCCCGATCGGCCCGGAACCCGTGCCGCAGGTCGGTGACCCCACGTACGAGGCGGAGCGCAAGCCCATCGCGCCCGGCGATCGCATCGCCCCGGCCGTTGGTTCCTGGCTCGTAGCAGTAGAGGTTCAGAATGCCGGTGAGACAGAGGCTGAGGTCCCCGTTACTGTTCGCGCCGGCGACCTGACCAACACGCTGCCTCTGCGTGTTCCGGCTCATGGCCGCGCCACGATCCGCGTGCCGTTTGAGGCGGATCCGCAGGAGGTCGTCGTGAATGACGGCTCTGTGCCGGAAGCGCGCGCGACGACACATCGCCGTTCCATCACAAACCTTCCGCCTGCCCGATAG